The following proteins are co-located in the Microbulbifer sp. VAAF005 genome:
- a CDS encoding DUF58 domain-containing protein, which yields MEYLSPKTLASCRDLVWLSRHIAEGVMLGVQHSQRRGTGLEFHQYRGYQAGDSIRHIDWKLFARSDRYYVRETEQESRMHVCFVLDSSASLGQASFIEPSLNKLHYAKCWIASLCWLLNAQGDSFSLLAFNSSRTVYVPEGQGESHQRQIALQLQQLDASGHWPDRAQLAPLWQYFERPCQVVLLSDFFQQGNEIGDFAARLHAAGRPCLPLQLLVEAEQTFPFVGELKLLNPEVSAGTPATLEVDAERQRQSYLDTFAQAQSELKARFAAQECSLQTDLIEKPVEKSLRQFIQLHGRLC from the coding sequence GTGGAATACCTGTCCCCCAAAACCCTGGCCAGTTGTCGCGATCTGGTATGGCTGTCGCGGCATATCGCCGAGGGCGTAATGCTCGGTGTGCAACACAGCCAGCGCCGTGGCACCGGCCTGGAATTTCACCAATACCGAGGTTATCAAGCGGGTGATTCCATCCGCCATATCGACTGGAAACTGTTCGCCCGCAGCGATCGCTACTATGTGCGCGAGACCGAGCAGGAGAGCCGTATGCACGTGTGCTTTGTACTCGATAGCAGCGCCTCCCTGGGCCAGGCAAGTTTTATCGAGCCCAGCCTGAATAAACTGCATTACGCCAAGTGCTGGATCGCCAGCCTGTGCTGGCTGCTCAACGCCCAGGGAGACAGCTTTTCCCTATTGGCGTTTAACAGTAGCAGAACGGTTTATGTGCCCGAAGGCCAGGGCGAGAGCCACCAGCGTCAAATCGCTCTTCAGCTACAACAACTCGACGCCAGCGGCCACTGGCCAGATCGCGCTCAACTGGCGCCGCTGTGGCAATACTTTGAACGCCCCTGTCAGGTGGTGTTACTGAGTGATTTTTTTCAACAGGGCAATGAGATCGGCGATTTTGCCGCACGCCTGCATGCCGCCGGCCGCCCCTGCCTGCCACTGCAGTTGTTAGTTGAAGCCGAGCAGACTTTTCCTTTTGTCGGAGAGCTAAAGCTGCTCAATCCAGAAGTAAGCGCCGGTACGCCCGCAACTTTAGAAGTAGACGCCGAGCGGCAACGCCAGTCTTACCTGGATACTTTTGCTCAAGCACAGAGCGAGTTAAAAGCACGCTTTGCCGCACAGGAGTGTTCACTGCAGACCGACCTTATCGAGAAGCCTGTGGAAAAGTCACTGCGGCAATTTATTCAGCTGCACGGCAGGTTGTGCTGA
- a CDS encoding DUF4159 domain-containing protein gives MSLTRKAFLQRLILGSCAAALPLGTRAQNTAPGSAQEHYDFYFTRLMYESGDWDVDQRMPSNLLNSLVEYTNLRVDPKEHIVPLADKKMLLAPFCYLAGHKLVQFTTEEAKNFRDYVNRGGFVFVDDCNHDIDGLFAKSFEAQMAELFGEDCLQKLPDNHDLYRCFFQFDELPVTSFELNGWGDDLVHDYLKAIVVNGRIAVLYSNKDFGCEWDYDYRNKRWLAIDNTKFAVNIVIYALTS, from the coding sequence GTGTCCCTCACCCGCAAGGCTTTTCTCCAGCGCCTGATCCTGGGTAGCTGCGCCGCAGCGCTGCCGCTGGGCACACGCGCACAAAATACCGCACCGGGTAGTGCACAGGAGCACTACGATTTTTATTTCACCCGCTTGATGTACGAATCCGGTGACTGGGATGTGGATCAGCGCATGCCCTCCAACCTGCTCAATTCTCTGGTGGAGTACACCAATCTCAGGGTTGACCCCAAAGAGCACATAGTGCCGCTGGCCGATAAGAAAATGCTGCTGGCGCCTTTCTGCTACCTGGCCGGACACAAGCTGGTGCAATTCACTACGGAAGAGGCAAAGAATTTTCGCGATTACGTCAATCGCGGTGGCTTTGTATTTGTTGACGACTGCAACCACGATATCGACGGTCTCTTTGCCAAATCCTTCGAAGCGCAAATGGCCGAGCTGTTTGGCGAAGACTGCCTGCAAAAACTCCCGGACAATCACGACCTCTACCGCTGTTTCTTTCAATTCGATGAATTGCCGGTAACCAGCTTTGAATTAAATGGCTGGGGTGATGATCTGGTACACGACTACCTGAAAGCCATTGTTGTAAACGGCCGTATCGCCGTGCTTTACAGCAACAAAGATTTCGGCTGCGAATGGGACTACGACTACCGCAACAAACGCTGGCTCGCCATCGATAACACAAAATTTGCGGTGAACATTGTTATTTACGCACTGACGAGCTGA
- a CDS encoding MoxR family ATPase yields MLTTLENSIEEQLHSLDNLQQEIARVIVGQKPVVEQMLICLLAGGHALLEGVPGLGKTLLVKTLADASALDFKRVQFTPDLMPGDILGSEILEEDHSTGKRFFKFQQGPVFTNILLADEINRTPPKTQAALLESMQEGSVTVGGKTLKLPDPYFVLATQNPIEQAGTYPLPEAQLDRFLLNIHIDYPDERDEVEILRSTTGASRVKPSPSLDAEQLREMQQLVREIHVSDDLYCYVAALVRATRMETSGSDTLQQWIKWGAGPRAGQALILAAKARALLQRRLAITREDIRSLLLPVLRHRVLLSFQAQADGVQMPQLIDELLTAVPEPGRD; encoded by the coding sequence ATGCTGACCACCCTGGAAAATAGTATCGAAGAACAACTGCACAGCCTCGACAATCTTCAACAGGAAATTGCGCGGGTGATTGTCGGCCAGAAACCTGTGGTGGAACAGATGCTGATCTGCCTGTTGGCCGGCGGCCACGCCCTACTCGAAGGGGTGCCGGGACTGGGTAAAACCCTGCTGGTAAAAACCCTCGCCGATGCCAGTGCGCTGGATTTTAAGCGGGTACAGTTCACCCCGGATTTAATGCCCGGAGATATTCTCGGCAGTGAGATCCTCGAAGAGGATCACAGCACCGGCAAGCGCTTTTTTAAATTCCAGCAGGGCCCGGTTTTCACCAATATCCTGCTCGCCGATGAAATTAACCGCACACCGCCGAAAACCCAGGCAGCCCTATTGGAATCCATGCAGGAAGGCTCGGTAACCGTGGGCGGTAAAACACTGAAATTGCCCGATCCTTATTTCGTACTGGCCACACAAAACCCCATCGAGCAGGCCGGCACCTATCCCCTGCCGGAAGCTCAGCTGGACCGCTTCCTGTTAAATATTCATATCGACTATCCCGATGAGCGGGATGAAGTTGAAATCCTGCGCTCCACCACCGGTGCCAGCAGGGTCAAACCCAGCCCCAGCCTGGATGCAGAGCAATTGCGCGAAATGCAGCAACTGGTGCGGGAAATTCATGTTAGCGACGATTTGTACTGCTACGTGGCGGCACTAGTGCGCGCTACCCGTATGGAAACCAGCGGCAGCGATACCCTGCAACAGTGGATCAAGTGGGGCGCCGGCCCCCGCGCGGGGCAGGCTCTGATTCTCGCCGCCAAGGCCCGCGCCCTTTTGCAACGACGCCTCGCCATCACCCGCGAGGATATCCGCAGCCTGTTACTGCCAGTGCTGCGCCACCGGGTGCTGCTCAGCTTCCAGGCCCAGGCCGATGGCGTGCAGATGCCACAGCTGATTGATGAATTACTGACGGCGGTGCCGGAACCGGGCCGGGACTGA